The genomic stretch cgaccgtgtcagCATAACACTACCCCATGACACGGGTCGTGTCATTCACAAACGCGCTTAAAATAACTTATTTGACCCAGGGGCTGACACGGGCggtgtcacctgacacgggcggccgtgtcaggcccctgGAAATCCAATTTTTCACCAAACTTTTCCTCCTcctgacacgggcgcccgtgtcaggCCCCTGTTTTCTCCTTTTTCTTGGTTTCTTTTTCTTGTTCTGTGCACGGCTTTAGCTTCCGAATTTTTCAGAGATTTATTGTGACCGCTACCTTTAACTCCTCTATCAAACACTATTTACACCTGCAAGTAAATAACACACAACCAAACAAAGAGAATGATTAGATACAAAagtgtgggttgcctcccacgtagcgcttcgtttaacgtcgctTGGCTCGATGGTTGCGCATCTTATCAGACAAGATGAACAACATCAGTTGCGCCCACAGCTTGCCCCATATTGTACGACTTTAATCTCTGGCCATTCACTTTAAAAATGTCTCCATTGGAAGGATTTTTTATTTCTACTGCTCCATGGGGATATACCTTGTGCACCACAAACGGACCCGACCATTTCGATCTCAATTTTCCAGAGAACATCTTCATTCTTGAATTGAACAGTAGTACCATCTGTCCTTCCCAAAATTCCTTCCTTTGGATTCTTCTATCATGCCATTTCTTCGTTTGATCTTTGTAGATCTTTGCATTTTCATATGCCAGGTTCCTAAATTCTTCCAACTCGTGGAGTTGAAGGATTCAGGATTCTCCCGCTTTCACAAGATCCAAGTTAAGGAATTTGGaagcccacaaagctttgtgtTCCAATTCCAAGGGTAGATGACATGCCTTACCATATACCAACTGATACGGGGATATACCAATCGGTGTTTTGAAAGCAGTACGATATGCCCAAAGTGCATCATTGAGCTTACTCGCCCAATCCTTGCGAGAAGCATTAACCgtcttttctagaatttgtttcaGCTGCCTATTTGACACTTCAACTTGACCACTTGTTTGCGGGTGGTATGAAGTGGCTATCCGATGtttcacattgtatttcaagagtagcttctccattaggtgatttaagaagtgagttccttcatcactaataagagctcttggcactccaaacctgacaaatgtgttttctttcaaaaatttgaccaccacttttgcatcatttgttggtagagcgactgcttctacccacttggataCATAATCTACCGCCACCAAGATGTAATTGTTTCCAAATGACGGTGGAAAAGGTCCCATAAAGTCAATAccccacacatcaaagagttcaacTTCCAGCATGGGATTTTGcggcatctgatttcttttcgAAATGTTTCCCATCCTTTGGCATTTATCGCACTCTTTGATCATTTGCTGAGCATCTTTGAATAGTGTCGGCCAGTATAAGCCTGACTGGAGGACTTTGGCAGCAGTTCTATCACCACTAAAGTGTACACCATAGTCTGAATCATGACAAGCTTTCAGCATATCCCTCTGTTCTTCTTCTGGAACACATCTTCTGACCAACCCGTCTACTCCCTTCTTGTACAAGAAAGGGTCGTCCCAcaaatagaacctgcaatcatggACAAACTTTTTCTTACGGTTAGAGTCAAATTCACTCGGGATCACCCCGCCCACTAGGTAGTTCGCATAGTCTGTGAACCAAGGCATTCCAATAACAGCAAGGATGTGTTCATCATcaaactcatcctttattgggCGCTTTTCGTCATTCTCTTCTATTGGGGACATCCGGGAGAGGTGATCTACCACAGTGTTTTCGCACCCTCTTTTGTCCCGGATTTCCACATCAAACTCTTGGAGGAGCAGGATCCATCGCAACAGTCTTGGCTTCGAGtcctgcttagcaaacaaatacttcaaagcATCATGGTCAATATAAACAatgactctagaacccaacagaTATTTCCCGAATTTATCAAAGGCATAGACCACAACTAGCAACTCCTTTTCGGTAGTCGCATAATTCATTTGTGCAGGGTTCAACACATGACTGGCATAATATATGACATGCATAAGCTTATCTCTCCGTTTCCCAAGAACTGCTCCCACTGCGatgtcactcgcatcacacatgatctcaaatgGTAGAGACCAATCAGGAGCAATGACAATAGGTGTcgtcaccaatttattttttatcgTTTCAAAAGCAACGACACACTCTTTATCAAAAATGAAAGCCTTGTCCTTAACCAACAGGGTAGTTAAGGGTTTAGCTATCTTGGAAAagtctcttatgaacctgcggtagaaacccgcatgtcCTAAGAAACTTCTTATAGCTTTTTCGTTCACAGGCGGTGGTAGCTTTTCTATTACCTCAATCTTGGCTTGGTCCACTTCTATCCCTTTGTGAGAGATTTTGTGACCCAAGACTATAACTTCTCGaaccatgaagtgacatttctcccaattgagaatcagattggtctgttggcatctttctaacacaagtcaaaggttagttaaacaattatcaaaagaaaaaacaaataccgaaaagtcatccatgaagacctccacatgcttttcgagcatgtccgCAAAAATGGAGgtcatgcatctttggaatgtaGCTGGAGCATTACATaacccgaatggcattcttctgtaGGCGAAgataccataggggcatgtaaaagctgtcttctcttgatcttccggTGCATCAGCTATCTAGTTGtatccagagtatccatcaaggaaacaatagtaCTCATGGCCtgccaacctttccaacatctgatcaatgaatggtaatGGAAAATGGTCCTTTCTGGTTGCCAAATTTAACCTTCTGTAGTCAATGCACACACGCCAACCCGTGACCGTCCTAGTAAGGAgtaactcatttttctcattccTTATAAGTGTagttcctcctttcttcgggaCCACATGAACCGGACTCACCCAAGAGCTATCGGATATGGGATAAATTAACCCGATATTTAACAGTTTAACAACCGTTTTCCTAACCACTTCCTTCATCACGGGGTTTAATCTTCTTTGTGGTTGCACCACCGGTTTGTAACCAtcctccatgagaattttatgcatacACACCGTAGGGTTAATTCCCTTCAAGTCTTCTATTGCCCATCCCATGGCACTTTTGTGTTTCTTCAAAACCTTGACAAGCTTGTCTTCTTGACAAACCTCTAGATGAGAGCTTATAATAGCCGGGCATTTCCTTTCGGGGTCTAGAAAGACATACTTGAGATTTTCAGGTAACTGTTTTAGCTCAGCCACTTTCTTGGTCTCATATTTCTTTTCTTCAACTTGAGGTTCCCTTAAGTTTTCCCATCGGAGTGATCGGGATCCCTTAAAGGGTTGTTGTGTTGCCATCATAGTTAACACTTCCATCTCCTTGTCATCAACTTCTCGAGTGTCTTCAAAGACTGAGAGACTTAGAACTCTCTCCAAGGGTAATTCTTGTTCACCTAGGGGATTTTCTTTCAGAACCATTTGATCAATAACCTCTATGTGTTGACTGGTGACcacatcatctttgtatttcatggtgttgcgcacatcaatttttaactcttcGTCATAAACCTTTAGATTCATGGTGCCTTCTTCTATATCTATGAAACACCTCCCGATCTCCAAAAAATGGTCTACCAAGAATGAGCGGTATCTCTTTATCTTCCGACATTTCTAAGATCACAAAGTCTACCGGAAAcacaaacttatcaatcttcacaagaacatcttccaccaCTCCATAAGGTCTCTTCATAGAGTGGTCAGTAAATTGAAGTTTCATTCGGGTATCCTGTACTTTTCCAATCCCCAACCTCTTGTAGATGTATAAAGGCATGAGGCTCACACTTGCCCCCAAGTCTATAAGGGCCTTCTTGAAATATCTATCCCCGATAGTGCAAGGGATAGTTACCGAGCCTCGATCTTTTTTCTTCACCAaaatcttcataccctgcaaaatagcactgCAAGTTTCGGTTAGTACAATAGAGTCAGTGCCAGTGCTCCTCCTTTTTGAAATGACATCTTTCATGAATTTAGCATAAGAAGGCATTTGCTCAAGTGCCTCCAGGAACAAAATGTTGAtttcaagctttttgaacatctccaagaatttctcaaagttcttctcatgtttctctttcttcttatttcttgttggGAAAGGGAGTTTGACAACCGGCTTTGATTCACTAACTTTTTCTTTAACCACAGGTTCAGGCACCACCACCTCTTCGTTAacaacctcattttcttttatctccaaatcaacttcaagcaattggTCTTCTTGTTCATCATCTTTTTCAGGGACTTCTTTTGCCTTGCCACTCCTTGTggttaccgcactcacattattatgctctcttgGATTTGTAACTGTAACACTCAGTAATGCACCTGGTGTTTGCGAACCCGCAAGTTGTTGAGCAATCTGACTCATTTGCGCTTCCAGATTTTTTATTGAAGCACTAGTGTTTCTCAGATTACTTTTAGTCTCCTCTTGAAATTGTGAACTTTAAGCTGCAATTTTTTTAATGGCAATTTCCCAATCTGCTTTTCTTGGAACCtgttgttgaaattgttgttggGATGGGTGAAAATGTTGCTGCTGGTAAGGTTGCTGTTGTTGTGGACGATACTGTTGTTGTGGTTGACTTTGATACTGGGTGGGCGCGTGCTTCTGAGCATTTCGTTGCTGGTCCTTCCAGGAAAAATTTGGATTATTTTTCCATCCAGGATTATATGTATTGGAGTAAGGATTGTTCTGCTTTAGAAAATTAATCTCTTCTACCTGTTGAGCAGTTGCCACACAATGCATGGCAAAGTGAGGACCTccacaaatttcacaactaacAGCTTGAATAGGTTGGACCGGTTGCACTTGTGCCACCGTTTGAGTGTCAAGAGTCATTTTCTTTAGTCTTCTCTCTACTTCAGCtgttatttgatcttccatcttcacaacTTGATTTGCTAGTTTGAGATCAATGATACCTTCAGGTTGACTTACATTACGGTCATAGAgttccagatgctcatttgctgcaatgacttcaatgattttctttattccaGTGGTTGTTGTAAAGTTTGTTGAGCCACCGGCAGTTGTGTctatgagttgcttagtcttcattctaagtccattcacaaaattttgcatctgttcagttgcatccatgttatgagtaggacatgcaaccaacaatcacttgaacctcttgtaagcgtctccgagtgactctccttccttctgTTTAAAATTAACAATATCATATCTCTTATGGATATACCCAGAAGCAGGGAAGTACTCATTCAGAAATGTTGTCTCCATTTGTTGCTAAGTTGTTATGCTTCCCGCAGGTAAAAAGTAAAACCACTATTCGACATATTCCGACAGTGTAAACGGGAACATCACCAACTTTTTAGCTTCCTCTGAGTGTCCTTCAATTTTCAACGATGTCGACATGGTTAGAAATCTTTGTAAATacttgttggcatcttcattgatttttccgGAGAACGGTCTCCTCTCGAGTTGATGAATCGTTGAAGGGTGCAGCTGAAAGTGATCAACATTTACCGGTTGGTTCACAATTGTTAACCTTCCAATAGGAGCATTTGCACCCCCATAATCTCCCAAAAGTATTTCTGCAGGAGGTAGTGGGGCTTCACCCTGTGGTTCAGCCATTGGTTCAGAAACAGCTTCGGAGTCTTCTGAATGAACTGAAACAGCTTCTTCTTTTTCAGACTCAGAAACAATAGGGGCTGATTCTGAAAGTTCCAGCCTAGCTTTTCGTTGTCTTGCACGCAATAATCTTTCAgtttctgcgtcaaaaagaaattcagccgaggccttacctcgcatacacaaattagaAAATTATTAGAATAAACAATAATACATAAAAAATTTAGCTACAGAGCAATAAAATTCCAATTGAATTATTTTTTCAACTTATACTTTTGCCAGTCCCCGAcaacagcgccaaaaacttgatcggtaaaataacaggtgtactatttgcaccaatgtagtaataaaaatGGAGTTATCCCaagtatcgatctcgaggactgcgtagcAAGTATCAATATctataataattcaattgaacaaaagttcaTATGGGGTTCGAGGATTGTTTTCACAAataataagaaataaaaatataaagcgTATAAAAACAGTTTAACCGATATGAGAAATAATGCTAGGGCCAGATGTATGAATTGCTTTATATTCCACTTTTTCCATATCATATAACATCTATGTTATTATAATTCAAAACCGTTTCTCAAGAGtagttttctctaattccttagcaAAAACCATTAACAGgcaatttcaatcctaattccttagttatTCAAATTGTTGTTATGAAATACTTAGTTTATCAAGAACTAACAGTAGCCACAAtttgatcctcattcctaagtgattaaacgcAGGTTTTATTATATAACAAGTGATAAGGCGGTTTGTCtgacctaaaccttaaccagatatcagaatttcatttgtccgataaaattaagcattaagcgcattgtataataatttgaattaagaaaacATCAAAGATTATAAAAACATGGATAAAATATTCATACAatagcaattcagggacaccccctagcattggggggtttagcctctcataatattcaaagacagAAGATTATAAATTAAAGACATTAcaagttgttgttgatgaaagttgatcttcaatttcttccgatcttgaagatctcttctcTTCTCCACACGTTGCAAGGTCGCTTCTTCTTTTTGTCTCCTTTCTTTCATGATCAAAAAGTCCCTTTTCTCTGTGCCCAAATTCAAACTAAATAGCttccaaacaactaaaaacaTTGTGAAATGCCTAAACTGCCCTCCGGACGTCTAAAGGGGTTAAAATATGAAAATTCAGCAAATGGGGCgaaatggccaacacgggccgtgtcaggtgacactgCTGCCCGCGTTGGCTCCTCTGTAAGTCCAATCATGCACTCCATGCTGACACGGGAACCCGTGTCAGCCCACTGTTTACTGAGTTTTGGATGGCTGGCtctgcacatgctgacacgggccatgtcagctgacacgggcacccgtgtcagccccctgttttGTCTATTTTTCGCTTTTCATTATGTCTCTGACCTCCATTCTTCCGGTATGCAACTCTCGGACTTGTTATCTGACCTGGAAATCAAACAGTCTACACAGAAACAcataaaatgcgacaaaaggAGAAAAACTACTAATGCAACATAAAATAAGCGGAAATTCATAAAATGCGATAAACTAAAGAAATCACTTAACTAAACAAGCAAAATGTTACTGATTCATGAAGATTTTATGCTGGATAGATGATGAAAACTGAGTGTAAATGGTGATCGATCAGTACACCAACCCCCTGGTTTTGAAAATCCTAAAAattcatattttattttcaaacttaagaaatcattgcatggtctaaaacaagctcccagagcacggtatgaaagactaagcaattttctttTAGAAAATGGTCTCACCATAAGGAAGGTTGACACAACTTTATTCGGTAATTCATCCAAAAATGATATCCTTGTTgttcaaatttatgttgatgatatcattaTT from Lathyrus oleraceus cultivar Zhongwan6 chromosome 7, CAAS_Psat_ZW6_1.0, whole genome shotgun sequence encodes the following:
- the LOC127104561 gene encoding uncharacterized protein LOC127104561, with the translated sequence MSQIAQQLAGSQTPGALLSVTVTNPREHNNVSAVTTRSGKAKEVPEKDDEQEDQLLEVDLEIKENEVVNEEVVVPEPVVKEKALEQMPSYAKFMKDVISKRRSTGTDSIVLTETCSAILQGMKILVKKKDRGSVTIPCTIGDRYFKKALIDLGASVSLMPLYIYKRLGIGKVQDTRMKLQFTDHSMKRPYGVVEDVLVKIDKFVFPVDFVILEMSEDKEIPLILGRPFFGDREVFHRYRRRHHESKGL